One Pseudomonas abieticivorans genomic region harbors:
- the hpaR gene encoding homoprotocatechuate degradation operon regulator HpaR — translation MAIPRPSLTLTLLQAREATMAFFRPALNEHDLTEQQWRVIRILRQQGELESHQLAQQACILKPSMTGVLGRLERDGLVRRWKAPQDQRRVFVALTEKGQQSFVAMSEGMERNYLKIQQQFGEEKMQQLLGLLNELKNIKP, via the coding sequence ATGGCCATCCCCAGACCTTCCCTGACCCTGACGCTGCTGCAAGCCCGCGAGGCGACCATGGCGTTCTTCCGCCCGGCGCTCAACGAGCACGACCTCACCGAACAGCAATGGCGGGTGATCCGCATCCTGCGCCAGCAAGGTGAATTGGAAAGCCACCAGTTGGCGCAGCAGGCCTGCATCCTCAAGCCCAGCATGACCGGCGTGCTCGGCCGCCTGGAGCGCGACGGCCTGGTACGCCGCTGGAAGGCACCGCAGGACCAGCGCCGGGTGTTCGTGGCGTTGACGGAAAAGGGCCAGCAGAGTTTCGTGGCCATGAGCGAGGGTATGGAGCGCAACTACCTGAAGATTCAGCAGCAGTTTGGCGAAGAAAAGATGCAGCAGTTGTTGGGCTTGTTGAATGAGTTGAAGAACATCAAGCCTTGA
- a CDS encoding branched-chain amino acid ABC transporter ATP-binding protein/permease, whose product MRAASAIIAPVALLALGVTCGVAAFVLDSYSLLVFTLCALATVVGVGLNILIGLSGQISFGHIAFYALGAYLSALLTLAGWPLGVAMLVAALGNGLVGGLLAIPALRVKGPYLAMITIAFAFVVHHSLIEWREVTGGSNGLMGIPMPMFGNLDPSIALALMATALMVAALAFYLRLRGSGWGLAMQAVKSTEIAARSLGFNPMHTKTLAFALSAALTGLAGALVAPLMMFINPESFPFSQSILFVLAVIVGGSGMLFGPLLGALLIVLLPEMLSNFAEYRLLIFSALLLVVLWVAPKGVLGALARRWIKPPTVCPPAAADALRLAGFFTQCGQGAGLKVQDIGIRFGGVQAAQGVSFDAPAGSITSIIGPNGAGKSTVLNLISGYYTPDQGRIDLGRPLAGLAPWQIARAGIGRTYQTTQLFGELSVLDNVLVAMQGGHLGSPFKVAGSDRRELALDLLALVGYRGSVNLLADELPHVDRRLVEIARALACRPAVLLLDEPAAGLGRADTDRLAGLFRQLAGYGLAVILVEHDMPLVMAVSERLLVLDAGKPIAWGEPATVRADDKVIAAYLGGVDYQATPRQQAWDGSRDARLFIKQLTIDYGAAPVVEGVDLVVNPGELVAILGANGAGKSSILQCLAGLHRARSGSILLDDREIAQCDASQIAALGLALVPEGRQVFGQLSVRDNLRLGGYSRREAFDEDAEIEAILRRFPRLRERIDNPAGLLSGGEQQMVAVGRGLMAKPQILLLDEPTLGLSPAMIGELYDALAGLRDEGVTLLLVDQMANLALQVADRAYVLENGRIVKAGTAAELRDDPALEAAYLGEGAVA is encoded by the coding sequence ATGAGAGCGGCAAGCGCAATTATCGCCCCCGTGGCTTTGCTGGCATTGGGGGTGACCTGCGGGGTCGCAGCCTTCGTGCTCGACAGCTATTCGCTGCTGGTATTTACCCTGTGCGCCCTGGCCACCGTGGTGGGCGTGGGGCTCAATATCCTGATTGGCTTGAGCGGGCAGATCTCGTTCGGGCACATCGCCTTTTACGCATTGGGTGCTTATCTGTCGGCGTTGCTGACCCTGGCCGGTTGGCCGCTGGGCGTGGCCATGCTGGTGGCGGCGCTGGGCAACGGGTTGGTTGGCGGGTTGCTGGCGATCCCGGCGTTGCGCGTGAAGGGGCCGTACCTGGCGATGATCACTATCGCCTTTGCCTTCGTGGTGCACCACAGCTTGATCGAGTGGCGCGAGGTGACCGGCGGCTCGAACGGGCTGATGGGTATACCGATGCCGATGTTCGGCAACCTGGACCCCTCTATTGCGCTGGCGCTGATGGCCACTGCGTTGATGGTCGCGGCCCTGGCGTTTTACCTGCGCTTGCGCGGCAGCGGTTGGGGGTTGGCGATGCAGGCAGTCAAATCCACCGAGATCGCCGCGCGCTCGCTGGGCTTCAACCCCATGCACACCAAGACCCTGGCATTTGCCTTGTCGGCGGCGCTGACCGGGCTTGCCGGCGCGTTGGTGGCGCCGCTGATGATGTTCATCAACCCCGAGTCTTTCCCGTTCAGCCAGTCGATCCTGTTTGTATTGGCGGTGATTGTGGGGGGCAGCGGGATGCTGTTCGGCCCGTTGCTGGGCGCGCTGTTGATTGTGCTGTTACCGGAAATGCTCTCCAACTTTGCCGAGTACCGCTTGCTGATTTTCTCGGCGCTGCTGTTGGTGGTGCTGTGGGTGGCGCCCAAAGGCGTACTGGGTGCGCTGGCGCGACGCTGGATCAAGCCGCCGACGGTGTGCCCGCCAGCGGCCGCGGATGCGCTGCGCCTGGCGGGCTTCTTTACCCAGTGCGGGCAAGGTGCGGGCCTCAAGGTGCAGGATATCGGCATCCGCTTTGGCGGCGTGCAAGCCGCCCAAGGGGTGAGTTTCGATGCGCCAGCGGGCAGCATCACCAGCATCATCGGCCCCAATGGCGCCGGTAAGAGCACGGTGCTCAACTTGATCAGCGGCTACTACACGCCAGACCAGGGCCGCATCGATTTGGGTCGCCCCTTGGCTGGCCTGGCGCCTTGGCAGATCGCCCGCGCGGGCATTGGCCGCACTTACCAGACCACCCAGCTGTTTGGCGAACTGTCGGTGCTGGACAATGTGTTAGTGGCCATGCAGGGCGGCCACCTGGGCTCGCCGTTCAAGGTGGCCGGCAGTGACCGGCGTGAACTGGCCCTGGACCTGCTGGCCCTGGTGGGCTACCGCGGGTCGGTCAACCTGCTGGCCGACGAGTTGCCCCACGTGGACCGCCGCCTGGTGGAAATTGCCCGGGCGCTGGCGTGTCGCCCTGCCGTTTTGCTGCTCGACGAACCCGCTGCCGGATTGGGTCGTGCCGACACCGATCGCCTGGCCGGGTTGTTCCGGCAACTGGCCGGCTATGGCCTGGCGGTCATTTTGGTGGAGCACGACATGCCGTTGGTGATGGCCGTGTCCGAGCGCTTGCTGGTGCTGGACGCCGGCAAGCCCATTGCCTGGGGCGAGCCGGCCACGGTGCGGGCCGATGACAAAGTTATCGCCGCCTACCTGGGCGGCGTCGACTATCAAGCCACGCCACGCCAGCAGGCTTGGGATGGCAGCCGTGACGCGCGGTTGTTCATTAAGCAGCTGACCATCGATTACGGCGCGGCACCCGTGGTGGAGGGCGTGGACCTGGTGGTCAACCCAGGCGAACTGGTGGCCATCCTCGGTGCCAACGGCGCGGGCAAGTCGAGCATCCTGCAGTGCCTGGCCGGGCTGCATCGGGCTCGCAGTGGCAGCATCCTGCTGGACGACCGCGAAATCGCCCAGTGCGATGCCAGCCAGATCGCCGCCTTGGGCCTGGCGCTGGTACCGGAAGGGCGCCAGGTGTTCGGCCAGTTGAGCGTGCGTGACAACCTGCGGTTGGGCGGTTATTCGCGGCGTGAAGCGTTTGATGAAGACGCCGAGATCGAAGCGATTTTACGGCGCTTCCCGCGCCTGCGTGAGCGTATCGACAACCCCGCTGGGTTGTTGTCGGGCGGCGAGCAGCAGATGGTCGCGGTGGGCCGTGGGCTGATGGCCAAGCCGCAGATCCTGTTGTTGGATGAACCCACCCTGGGCTTGTCGCCAGCCATGATTGGCGAGCTTTATGACGCCCTGGCCGGCCTGCGCGATGAAGGTGTGACATTGCTGCTGGTGGACCAGATGGCCAACCTGGCGTTGCAGGTGGCTGACCGTGCCTACGTCTTGGAAAACGGCCGCATCGTCAAGGCCGGCACCGCCGCCGAACTGCGCGACGACCCGGCACTGGAAGCCGCCTACCTGGGTGAAGGGGCCGTGGCATGA
- a CDS encoding branched-chain amino acid ABC transporter permease: MFTATLLSGLGLGSMYALLALGFHITFVVSRTVNFAQGSAMMVGAVLGYSFSVSWGWPWWLALPATLALAAVYGLVIERFLVRPFHERGSQAWLLATVAGGILIDNAVLFTFGKEPRQFTSALANQSFDLLGSHIGLLQVLIPLVGAAVALALYLVRRYTRLGKVLEACVQNPRAAMLMGIRVKRVVAVAFALSTVFAAVAGLLIAPLFSVNADMGTLFGLKAFAVAILGGIASAGGVFAAGLLFGLVEALITLYFGSAFTQIFTFALVIVVLAIRPDGLFGQKTLVKV; this comes from the coding sequence ATGTTCACCGCCACTCTCCTTTCCGGCCTGGGCCTGGGCAGCATGTACGCGCTGCTGGCCCTGGGGTTTCACATCACCTTCGTGGTGTCGCGCACGGTCAACTTTGCCCAGGGCAGCGCCATGATGGTGGGCGCCGTGCTGGGCTACAGCTTCAGCGTCAGCTGGGGCTGGCCGTGGTGGTTGGCCTTGCCCGCCACCTTGGCCCTGGCCGCGGTGTATGGCTTGGTGATCGAGCGCTTTTTGGTGCGGCCTTTCCATGAACGTGGCTCCCAAGCCTGGCTGCTGGCGACCGTGGCGGGCGGCATCCTGATCGACAATGCGGTGCTGTTTACCTTCGGCAAGGAGCCGCGCCAGTTCACCAGCGCGCTGGCCAACCAGAGCTTCGACCTGCTGGGCTCGCACATTGGCCTGTTGCAAGTACTGATCCCGCTGGTGGGGGCGGCGGTGGCCCTGGCGCTGTACCTGGTGCGCCGCTACACGCGCCTGGGCAAGGTGCTGGAAGCCTGCGTGCAAAACCCGCGTGCGGCGATGCTGATGGGCATCCGCGTGAAGCGGGTGGTGGCGGTGGCCTTTGCCTTGTCGACGGTGTTCGCCGCGGTGGCCGGTTTGCTGATCGCGCCGCTGTTCAGCGTGAACGCCGACATGGGCACGTTGTTTGGCCTCAAAGCCTTCGCCGTGGCGATCCTGGGCGGCATTGCCAGCGCTGGCGGAGTTTTCGCGGCCGGGTTGCTGTTCGGCCTGGTGGAAGCGTTGATCACCTTGTACTTCGGGTCGGCCTTCACCCAGATCTTCACGTTTGCACTGGTGATTGTGGTGTTGGCGATCCGCCCTGACGGCCTGTTCGGCCAAAAGACCTTGGTGAAAGTATGA
- a CDS encoding gamma-glutamyltransferase family protein — protein sequence MIATTHRGLLCTPHPDASAAGLRILDAGGTAIDAMIAASAALTAVYPHMTGIGGDALWLLHDSQVRTIVGIGQAGQRLPGSQRIGLRGPSSVATTAGAMASWATARRISEHEWGSPLALNHLLEDAEYLARTGVAISASQLFWQGHRHALIDTLPDLHALCKTDGRWLEHGDTLKQPALANTLQHLGRHGLEDFYSGELAHAFAEHFQALDCGLTLQDLKDTRAPMVAPLSIRYRQGHLFNVAPPCQGLYTLQAMNALNTIDLNALGNGSAAYYHHLVEAIKQGLLSRNAELHDPRFSDWNYAARLNTPIAIDPDHAAPWNEPGRPADTAWMAATDAQGRTACLIQSLFHDFGSGCVMGDTGVLWQNRAAGFNASPSHPNAWAPGKRPAHTLNPSCYLADNGRQWFFGTQGGDGQPQTQMVLATQLIDFDQPIDQALRQPRFLLGRSFFDGSDNLKLEADIGQAVIDGLAHKGHDVETIAPLNPFTGQAGAISIQPDGLRHALHDPRGEGCALAQVD from the coding sequence ATGATCGCCACCACCCACCGCGGCCTGCTCTGCACCCCACACCCCGACGCCAGCGCCGCAGGCCTGCGGATATTGGACGCCGGCGGCACGGCCATCGATGCCATGATCGCCGCCAGCGCCGCCCTCACGGCGGTGTACCCGCACATGACCGGCATTGGCGGCGATGCCCTGTGGTTGCTCCATGACAGCCAGGTGCGCACCATCGTGGGGATCGGCCAGGCCGGGCAACGCCTACCCGGCAGCCAACGGATCGGCTTGCGCGGGCCATCGAGCGTCGCCACCACCGCCGGCGCCATGGCCAGTTGGGCCACGGCGCGGCGCATCAGCGAACACGAATGGGGCTCGCCCCTGGCGCTCAACCACCTGCTTGAAGACGCCGAGTACCTGGCCAGGACCGGAGTGGCCATCTCGGCCTCGCAACTGTTCTGGCAAGGCCACCGCCACGCCCTGATCGATACCCTGCCCGACCTGCACGCGCTGTGCAAAACCGATGGTCGCTGGCTCGAACACGGCGACACGCTCAAGCAACCCGCCCTGGCCAACACGCTGCAGCACCTGGGCCGCCACGGCCTTGAGGACTTCTACAGCGGCGAACTGGCCCATGCCTTTGCCGAGCATTTCCAGGCACTGGACTGCGGCCTTACCCTGCAAGACCTGAAGGACACCCGCGCGCCCATGGTAGCGCCGCTGTCGATCCGCTACCGTCAGGGCCACCTGTTCAACGTCGCCCCGCCCTGCCAGGGGCTGTACACCCTGCAAGCGATGAACGCCCTGAACACTATTGACCTCAACGCCCTGGGCAACGGCAGCGCCGCCTATTACCACCACCTGGTGGAAGCCATCAAACAAGGCCTGCTGAGCCGCAACGCCGAGCTGCACGACCCGCGTTTCAGCGACTGGAACTACGCCGCCCGGCTCAATACCCCCATCGCCATCGACCCCGACCACGCGGCGCCCTGGAACGAGCCAGGCCGCCCTGCCGACACCGCCTGGATGGCCGCCACCGACGCGCAGGGCCGCACCGCCTGCCTGATCCAGAGCCTATTCCACGACTTCGGCTCCGGCTGCGTGATGGGCGACACCGGGGTGCTCTGGCAAAACCGCGCCGCAGGCTTCAATGCAAGCCCCAGCCACCCCAACGCCTGGGCGCCGGGCAAGCGGCCGGCGCACACGCTCAACCCTTCGTGCTACCTGGCCGACAACGGCCGCCAGTGGTTTTTCGGCACTCAAGGCGGTGACGGCCAGCCGCAAACGCAAATGGTGCTCGCCACCCAGTTGATCGACTTTGACCAGCCCATCGACCAGGCCCTGCGTCAGCCACGCTTCCTGCTGGGCCGCAGTTTCTTCGATGGCAGCGACAACCTGAAACTTGAAGCCGACATCGGCCAGGCCGTGATCGATGGCTTGGCCCACAAAGGCCATGACGTCGAAACCATCGCACCACTGAACCCGTTTACCGGACAGGCGGGCGCGATCAGCATCCAGCCCGACGGCCTGCGCCACGCGCTGCACGACCCGCGTGGCGAAGGTTGCGCCCTGGCACAAGTGGATTAA
- the greB gene encoding transcription elongation factor GreB, whose amino-acid sequence MATNIITRKGHEDLKSELDHLWRVYRPEITQKVAWAASLGDRSENADYQYNKKLLREIDRRVRYLRKRLEDVKVVDYSPQQEGRVFFGAWVEIENDDAQSKTFRIVGYDEIYGRNDYISIDSPMARALLKKEEGDEVVVQTPSGEATWYINRITYSQIT is encoded by the coding sequence TTGGCTACAAACATCATCACCCGCAAAGGCCACGAAGACCTGAAGTCGGAGCTCGACCACCTGTGGCGGGTGTACCGCCCGGAAATTACCCAAAAGGTGGCCTGGGCCGCCTCCCTGGGTGACCGCAGCGAGAACGCCGACTACCAGTACAACAAGAAGCTGCTGCGCGAGATTGATCGGCGCGTGCGTTACCTGCGCAAGCGCCTGGAAGACGTGAAGGTAGTGGACTATTCGCCGCAGCAGGAAGGCCGGGTGTTTTTCGGGGCCTGGGTGGAAATTGAAAACGACGACGCCCAGAGCAAGACCTTTCGCATCGTGGGCTATGACGAGATCTACGGTCGCAATGACTACATCTCCATCGACTCGCCCATGGCCCGTGCCTTGTTGAAGAAAGAGGAAGGTGACGAGGTGGTGGTGCAAACGCCCAGTGGCGAGGCGACCTGGTACATCAATCGAATTACCTATTCGCAGATCACCTAA
- a CDS encoding amidohydrolase family protein: MKALKLINAVQGELLIEDGVFVASFSEGVAFDTLDLAGGLVLPGLVETHIHLDKACILHRCHLQAGTLAEAIAQTRQAKADFTEADVYQRGAQVLDMAIVQGTTHMRTHVELDPQIGLVGFNAIRRLQADYAWAVTLEICVFPQEGLLDNPGTEALLCLALEQGATVLGGCPYMDRDPAAQIRRLFELAALYDCDLDLHLDFDLNPHGMTVQQVIRCTEHYGWGGRVTIGHATKLSALPLDELLDVGLSLAKAGVQVTCLPATDLFLTGRETFELKPRGLAPLNHLHACGVTCSVSSNNIGNPFTPYGDASLVRQANLFANVSQLGTEAELLRCMGWVSHQAAKVLRLKGYGLEVGCHADFMVFDAPDAAAVVAGIRAPRLGFKAGRQTFERPAARLLRA, translated from the coding sequence ATGAAGGCACTGAAACTGATCAATGCCGTGCAGGGCGAGTTGCTGATCGAGGACGGCGTGTTCGTCGCCTCGTTCAGTGAAGGCGTGGCCTTCGACACCCTGGACCTGGCCGGTGGCCTGGTGCTGCCGGGGCTGGTGGAAACCCATATCCACCTGGACAAGGCCTGCATCCTGCACCGCTGCCACTTGCAGGCCGGCACCCTGGCCGAAGCCATCGCCCAGACCCGCCAGGCCAAGGCTGATTTCACCGAAGCCGACGTCTACCAACGCGGCGCCCAAGTGCTGGACATGGCCATCGTGCAGGGCACCACGCACATGCGCACCCATGTGGAGCTGGACCCGCAGATCGGCTTGGTCGGCTTTAACGCCATCCGCCGCTTGCAGGCCGATTACGCCTGGGCTGTCACCCTGGAAATCTGCGTGTTCCCGCAAGAAGGCCTGCTCGACAACCCTGGCACCGAGGCCCTGCTGTGCTTGGCCCTGGAGCAGGGCGCCACGGTGCTGGGCGGCTGCCCGTACATGGACCGCGACCCGGCCGCGCAGATCCGCCGGCTGTTTGAGCTGGCCGCGCTCTACGACTGCGACCTGGACTTGCACCTGGATTTTGACTTGAACCCCCACGGCATGACCGTGCAGCAAGTGATCCGCTGCACCGAGCACTACGGCTGGGGTGGCCGCGTGACCATCGGCCATGCCACCAAGCTGTCGGCCTTGCCGCTCGATGAGCTGTTGGACGTTGGCCTGTCCTTGGCCAAAGCCGGCGTGCAGGTGACCTGCCTGCCGGCCACCGATCTGTTTCTCACCGGGCGCGAGACTTTCGAACTGAAGCCGCGCGGGCTGGCACCGCTCAATCACCTGCACGCGTGCGGGGTGACCTGCTCGGTGTCGAGCAACAACATCGGCAACCCGTTCACGCCCTATGGCGATGCCTCGTTGGTGCGCCAGGCCAACTTGTTCGCCAACGTCAGCCAATTGGGCACCGAGGCTGAGTTGCTACGCTGCATGGGCTGGGTGTCCCACCAGGCCGCGAAGGTGTTGCGGCTCAAGGGGTACGGCCTGGAGGTGGGCTGCCACGCCGATTTCATGGTGTTCGATGCGCCCGATGCGGCGGCGGTAGTGGCGGGCATTCGCGCGCCGCGCCTGGGGTTCAAGGCCGGGCGGCAGACGTTCGAGCGCCCGGCAGCGCGCTTGTTGCGCGCTTAG
- a CDS encoding ABC transporter substrate-binding protein has protein sequence MSSLHAPFKRLLSSAALAMAFNLVLGQAAQAVEPIKVGLVAALSGQSAKSGEALTRGLSIAIDEVNAAGGVLGRPLELVRRDDESNPSKGMLAARELVQREKVTVLFGGLDTPVSLAIVPLANQLKVPFMGIWAAGTKITENGAKDNYVFRVSAVDEWVDEALVDYGVRTQGMKKPGLILINNPWGESNEAGFKRALEKRGLANAGVERIQDSDLDVVPQLTRLKEAGADSLLMVGNVGPSAQVVKSLDRMGWNVPVVSHWGPAGGRFGELAGPNAGRVHFIQTFVFTDHNSPRGDAVLNALKARYPEVKSLADVTPAVGIANAYDALHLAALAIAKAGNTDGPAVRDGFYGITDYAGLIKDYRQPFSADKHDALGANDYVFSHFVGDQIVPIAP, from the coding sequence ATGTCTTCACTGCATGCCCCGTTCAAACGACTGTTGTCCAGCGCGGCCCTCGCGATGGCATTCAACCTGGTGCTGGGCCAGGCCGCGCAAGCCGTGGAGCCGATCAAGGTCGGCCTGGTGGCGGCGCTGTCCGGGCAGTCGGCCAAGTCGGGCGAAGCGCTGACCCGTGGCTTGAGCATCGCCATCGACGAGGTGAACGCCGCCGGTGGCGTGCTGGGCCGGCCGTTGGAACTGGTGCGCCGTGACGACGAAAGCAACCCGTCAAAGGGCATGCTGGCCGCCCGTGAACTGGTGCAGCGCGAAAAGGTCACCGTGTTGTTCGGCGGGTTGGACACGCCGGTGTCGCTGGCCATCGTGCCCTTGGCCAACCAGTTGAAAGTGCCGTTCATGGGCATCTGGGCGGCGGGCACCAAGATCACCGAGAACGGCGCCAAGGACAATTACGTGTTCCGCGTGTCGGCGGTGGACGAGTGGGTGGACGAGGCGCTGGTGGACTATGGCGTGCGCACCCAGGGCATGAAAAAGCCGGGGCTGATCCTGATCAACAACCCGTGGGGTGAGTCCAACGAAGCAGGCTTCAAGCGCGCCTTGGAAAAACGCGGCCTGGCCAACGCCGGTGTCGAGCGTATCCAGGACAGTGACCTGGACGTCGTGCCGCAATTGACCCGCCTGAAAGAAGCCGGCGCCGACTCGCTGTTGATGGTTGGCAACGTCGGCCCCTCCGCCCAGGTGGTCAAGTCATTGGACCGCATGGGTTGGAACGTGCCGGTGGTGTCGCACTGGGGCCCGGCGGGTGGTCGCTTTGGTGAACTGGCCGGGCCCAATGCCGGGCGCGTGCACTTTATCCAGACCTTCGTGTTCACCGACCACAACTCGCCCCGTGGCGATGCCGTGCTCAACGCGCTGAAAGCCCGCTATCCGGAAGTCAAAAGCCTGGCCGACGTGACCCCGGCCGTGGGCATCGCCAATGCCTACGACGCCTTGCACTTGGCCGCCCTGGCCATTGCCAAGGCCGGCAACACCGACGGGCCGGCCGTGCGTGACGGCTTCTATGGCATTACCGATTACGCCGGGCTGATCAAGGACTATCGCCAGCCATTCAGTGCCGACAAGCACGATGCGCTAGGCGCCAATGACTACGTGTTCAGCCACTTCGTGGGCGATCAGATCGTCCCGATCGCGCCCTGA
- a CDS encoding sugar phosphate isomerase/epimerase family protein, with protein MPTYALAQLTALACNPAQMVDLAARTGYDQAGVRLLPVAPGAVAYNLMDDPALLRETLARMDDTGVKIFDLELIRIGEGFDVERYLPFFEVGARLGAQAVLVAGDDPDHARMVDHYAALCDAMQPYGLSADLEFMPWTAVRDLDTALHIVNAADRPNGGILVDALHFDRSNSRIEQLADIPAHWLHYAQICDGPAQRPTTNEGLIKAARSERLLPGEGAIDLKRLWQALPQDLPVSVEIPHDVRVAQMGVEAWARAALVAAKGQVEYL; from the coding sequence ATGCCTACCTACGCCCTCGCCCAACTCACGGCCCTGGCCTGCAACCCCGCGCAGATGGTCGACCTGGCCGCCCGCACCGGCTACGACCAGGCCGGCGTGCGCCTGCTGCCCGTCGCCCCCGGCGCCGTGGCCTACAACCTGATGGACGACCCGGCCCTGTTGCGCGAAACACTGGCGCGCATGGACGACACCGGCGTGAAAATTTTCGACCTGGAGCTGATCCGCATCGGCGAAGGCTTTGACGTGGAGCGCTACCTGCCGTTCTTCGAAGTCGGTGCAAGGCTAGGCGCCCAAGCGGTGCTGGTGGCCGGAGACGACCCGGACCACGCCCGCATGGTCGACCATTACGCCGCCCTGTGCGATGCCATGCAGCCCTATGGCCTGAGCGCAGACCTGGAATTCATGCCTTGGACCGCCGTGCGCGACCTGGATACGGCCCTGCACATCGTTAATGCCGCCGATCGGCCTAACGGCGGCATCCTGGTCGACGCCCTGCACTTTGACCGCTCCAACAGCCGCATTGAGCAACTGGCCGATATCCCTGCCCACTGGCTGCACTACGCCCAGATCTGCGACGGCCCAGCGCAACGGCCCACCACTAATGAAGGCTTGATCAAGGCGGCGCGCAGCGAGCGGCTGTTGCCTGGGGAAGGCGCGATCGACCTCAAGCGTTTGTGGCAAGCGCTGCCACAGGATTTGCCCGTGAGCGTGGAGATCCCCCATGACGTGCGGGTGGCGCAGATGGGCGTGGAGGCCTGGGCACGGGCGGCGTTGGTGGCGGCCAAGGGGCAGGTTGAATACCTTTAG
- a CDS encoding nuclear transport factor 2 family protein, whose amino-acid sequence MTTDNPAVQIVSNFLEASMAPDPVRAATFMAADVRITFTGGRAMPDPQTITAFNGARYAWVKKALGNFDWMDRGDHTVVYSNGTLFGQWLDGRSFSGNRYLDRFEVRDGKITHMDVWNDSAEWMLEPGVAKP is encoded by the coding sequence ATGACCACCGACAACCCCGCCGTACAGATTGTTAGCAATTTTCTGGAAGCGTCCATGGCTCCCGACCCGGTGCGCGCGGCCACCTTCATGGCGGCCGACGTGCGCATCACCTTCACTGGCGGGCGCGCCATGCCCGACCCGCAAACCATCACCGCCTTCAACGGTGCGCGCTACGCGTGGGTGAAAAAGGCGCTGGGCAATTTCGACTGGATGGACCGTGGTGATCACACCGTGGTGTATTCCAACGGCACCTTGTTCGGGCAATGGCTGGACGGCCGCAGCTTCAGCGGCAACCGCTACCTGGACCGGTTCGAAGTGCGCGATGGCAAGATCACGCACATGGACGTGTGGAATGACAGCGCGGAGTGGATGCTGGAGCCGGGGGTTGCAAAGCCCTGA